TTTATGTCCCTATCGGTGCTACTGCGGATCCCACAGCATTGGGCAAGGTAGCAGTTGGAATAGCGCATGAAGCTTTTTCTTTAGGTTTAAGGTTAGCTGCACCATTAATATCTGTACAAATTTTAATTAATATATCCTTAGGTTTGCTTAATCGAGCACTTCCATCTTTAAACGTATTTATTATTAGTTTTCCTTTTAGCTTTATAGTTACTATGTTGATTATGTATATAAGTGTCACTTCTTTTATTTCTGTTTTAGGCAATTATGGAATGCAAAAAGATGTTTCTTGGTTTGACTCTATGCGACGAGTTTTTGTTCCAGTTTCATCTCCATAAAAATTAAAAAATAAGGTACATAATGGAAAATAGAGAAGAAAATTCAACTCAAGATAAAACAGAAGAAGCAACGGAAGAAAAGAAGCTTCAATTTCGAGAAGAAGGTAATATTGCCAATCCTAAAGAGATAGTTGCTGCAACAACATTAATTTTATTTACAGCATATTTTTATTTTTTTTCAGGAAATATTGTTAATTCATTCTTAATGACGTTTGAACGTTCATGGAATGGGTTTCCATATTATTTTGTAGACTATTCAAGTCTAATAAAAATTTTATTATATTCTTTGTCCCCAATAGTTCCGCATCTTGTTATTATTTTATTTATGTGCACAATTTTTCCATCTTTATTTGGTCTGATATTTACAAAATTTAACTGGTCTTGGAAAAAAGTAACATTTAATTTGGCTAAAGTAAATCCAATTTCTGGAATAAACCGATATTTTAGTCCAAATTTTATTTTTGAATTTGGAAAAATAATTTTTAAATGCTCAATTTTATCATTGATTATTTATTTTGTATTAAAAGATGAAATTAAAAATACTCCTCAAGATTATTTTTATAATAATATTGATTTTATGAAAATATTTGGAAATTCAATATTTAAGCTTTTATTTATTATGTCGATTGCTGGTATTGTTATTGGTATTTCTGATTTTTCTTTTAATTTATGGAAAATTAATAGAGACATGAAAATGACAAAACAAGAATTAAAAGAAGAAGTAAAAAAACATGAAGGAGATCCTCTTTTAAAGTCTCAAAGAAAAAGAATCGCTCGTGATTTTGCAATGAGAAAAAGTTTAAAAGATGTACCGAGAGCATCATTTATAGTAACTAATCCCGAGCATTTTTCTGTTGCTATAAGATATTTTAAAGGAATGACTGCTCCTGTTGTTGTCGCAAAAGGTCAAGATTTAATTGCTTTTAAAATACGAGAAATTGCAAAAATTCATGATATAATCATAGTTGAAAATAAACCATTGGCGCGGACTCTTTATAAAACAGTAAAAGTAGGTCAAGAAATTCCGTCTTCATTATATCAGTCAATAATTGAGGTTATTCGTTATATTTATCAAATGCGTGGAAAAAAATATTTTGAACGAAATTGAGGTTAATTTATGTCAAATACTCAAAATCAAATTGGTGAAGGAGGTTTATTGACTACCTCTCAATCAAGTTTTCTATCTAGAAGTCCTGATCTGATGATTGCAACGGTAATCATTGGTACTGTATTAATGATGATTTTTCCACTGCCTGCAGTTTTAATTGATTTAATGCTTGCTTTAAGTATTTCTGTTTCATTAATTATTCTAATGGTTAGCATATAT
This region of Spirobacillus cienkowskii genomic DNA includes:
- a CDS encoding EscU/YscU/HrcU family type III secretion system export apparatus switch protein — translated: MENREENSTQDKTEEATEEKKLQFREEGNIANPKEIVAATTLILFTAYFYFFSGNIVNSFLMTFERSWNGFPYYFVDYSSLIKILLYSLSPIVPHLVIILFMCTIFPSLFGLIFTKFNWSWKKVTFNLAKVNPISGINRYFSPNFIFEFGKIIFKCSILSLIIYFVLKDEIKNTPQDYFYNNIDFMKIFGNSIFKLLFIMSIAGIVIGISDFSFNLWKINRDMKMTKQELKEEVKKHEGDPLLKSQRKRIARDFAMRKSLKDVPRASFIVTNPEHFSVAIRYFKGMTAPVVVAKGQDLIAFKIREIAKIHDIIIVENKPLARTLYKTVKVGQEIPSSLYQSIIEVIRYIYQMRGKKYFERN